In the genome of Podospora pseudocomata strain CBS 415.72m chromosome 7, whole genome shotgun sequence, the window AGGCGCCAACGTGACACTGGATGAGGCACAGGGAGCCATATCCAGAGGCTTGAAGGCCAGGGGGAAGCTGAGTGCCAGGGTAAGTACTGCCCATTCGACCGTCTGTCCTGCCAGCAGTGCATTGACATGCCTTCATGTGCTACAGCCTATGGCAAGCTTTCGATCATTATCAGCGGCAGGGTTCCATGCCAGAGAACTtacaccacccaccagcgCTGACGAGGCGCTTCCAACCATTCCAGGCTCACCCTCAACGTCGCCTGGGGCAGCTCAACCTGGCGTCGGAGATAAGGAAGGGCTTCCACGAGAGGAGGATCAGCCCAGGACAGCACGTAAGAAGAAGAGCTTTGTGGCTGCCATTTTCGGCCGGTCAGGTAGTGTCAAAAAGCCGGGGCATCGCTCCTCATTGCCCGTGATACGTGATTCAGGCTGAGGGATAGTAATGGGAAGGGTGACgggagtgggtgaggatgattAGGTGCATGCACAGGTATACCTAGAGGGAACTCTTGGAGAGCATCACACAGAGGACACGGTATAGCATAGCATTGAACTTTTTGGACGAGGACACTTTTCTCGTATAGTAGTAGGTAGGTTTGGGAAGTCGAATCGAGGACGTTTCTGGTGACCTACGGTAACTAATGATGCATGTGCCAAGAAATATTCAAGCTTCCGGGCGGTTGATATATCGAGATCTCTCCAGGCCGGCCCAGGCGCTAAAGTTCGGGGAGCGGGGTTTATGTAATCGCGCTGGCTGGCAGCACCCCGCAGTGGCCCGCTTCGGTGAGCAGCACTCACCTGAAGGTCTCCTAGTCTCTCCCCTTCGATGGAACATTGGCGCCTTGCACTGAACACCTCCTGGCTCATGAGACAGCGAATTGCATacagcagagcagagcacaGCCTTATCGATAtcctttctttttcctcccGACACGTTTCATGACGTAGTGAGAGAGCCTGGACACATCTCAAACACAACACTTTCACTGCCTAGGATCCGCCTGCGGGGTTTCAGATGACCTGAGCTCGCCGTAAcactaccttacctaccttcTGGAGCTGCGATAGCGAGCTGTGAGAGAGTGCCTCACCTGCGGGGTCGATTCAGCAAAGCAAGGCATTATCGATTGAGCTTCACCGACGATTGATCAGGCCAACCCAGTCAGGAATCAGGAATATACATCCTCCCCTATATCCAACAAATAATACGAAAACACCGGTGAGTTTTCATCTTATTCGTCAGATTTGACCTTGCTCACCTACAGCTTATCACTGACCGGCACCACAGCCTGAGCTATCTGAGCCCTTTCATGGTCGATCTTCAAGTTCAGCATTGATCTCTTGGAGGAAGCGGGGTGCTCTCAACCCAAGGTCGAGCGTCTATCGTCAGATAGTTCAACATGGAGGTAAGGGCAAGCGTTTGTTCTTCGTCACAGCCTCGGTCACCACAGCAAACCTACATCACATCACAGCAATCTTGCAACAAGTCACGATCCCTGCAAGTGCCGGGTCTTGCTTTGTTCTTTCTCCGAGGACTTTTCCCTCGAGGTGATTGCTTCGTTGCGCAGCTAGCACTTTCCCATCGCCGACGAGTCACACAGGGGTCTTGTTGTTTCTGTCTCGTTGGTCTGTCTCGTTCTAGAAGCAACGCCAGCACCGTTGGGGGCATTTTCCAAAGCTTTGTGGAGTTTCCCCCTCTGATTCCTCTTTTACCGCCGCAACCAACAATTTACCCCTGGACCCCTGGACGCGGACACCGCCCGGTCTGGCTTTttgcttcttcaccaccaaatcCTCGGCCTTCCCACCAAACTGTGACGcctcttcgtcatcttcgtcagGCAAGTGTCACACCAGCCTCGCAGCGGTGACGGATGGGCGGATAAGCGGGAGCAGAcgggcaggcaggcagacaACCAGGTAAAAGGCAAGTTATAGGCAGCAGAAATCCCGCGTGTCAAACATTGCAGAAATGTCTTTTCAGCGAGTGAGTTACCCGAAACTCTTTCATCTGCTGTCTGTATGTTGCCCCTGTCGTCACTGGGTGACCGCTTGGGTTTGACTTTGCGGCCGAGCCACCGGGTCCAACTCGCTGGAATCGGGAAGAGTGCTTGTGCAACCCCGGTTgatattttttttctggctCAGGATTATTATGCTGTCATGCCTCGCTCTTGCCTAGTTGAGTATTATATGGGCTTCTTCTGACCGCAACTTTGCCTCTTTCCGTCAGTGCGGTGGTCCCTTTCTCTCATCCACTTGGttccctccctcttcctctcttcttcctctgtcaGACAGGAACACAGAAACACAGACACCAGCAAAAGTCCACGAggcgaaaaagaaaaatggaGGCCATGTGCGGATATGGTGCCAACCAGAGGTGAGCTCGTCTCGCCGGTTAGGCCCAGCGCcacgacaccaccagcagcaagcagatGCTGTGAGAGCCTTTGTTTCTCTCACTCACAGACAATGCGCATGCGTCGAACCGCAAAAAGCCAGCTCAGACCTGCCTACCACCACTTCATCCAAAGCACAATTCCGTTGTCTTATCTCTGAGTCGACTCTGCTTCCCGCCTCTCGGCCGGTTCAGAAGCAGGCAAGCAGGCAAGCAGTTCCCGGCTTGGCCAATCCCACCAGGCTGTTTACACAGCTTGCAAACAAAAAGGGCTTGTCGACATCGAGGATTCGAGGATTGGGTTCTTACCTACTCGTGTCGTGTgactgcttgcttgcttctTGGGGGGCATGCAAGGGcggtgacggaggggagACTTGCTTTATCTACTTCAGGagctctctctttttctctcaagACACTTCACCTGACTTTACTTTGTTTTGTTCCGTCATGTCTTCTACCGGTGGCAATGGGGGCGGTGCTTCGAGGGACAACGGAGAGGATCTGGACTCGCAGCCTCTACGCCCTCGTCCGATCAGGTTTATCAGTCCAGCAGCGCTAAATCTTTCTCGTGTTTATGAACAGAACCGGCAACGAATCCAAAAGAAGGATGGGCCAAAAGTGCCTGACCCGATGACGCCCCAGACGAAGGGGAAGCCTcgcctgttgttgatgggacAAAGGAGGTATGGAACCTTTGGATTTGGATGGACAGTGTGGAACTGTGGCTGACTGTGCTGTTTGTTTCAGGAGTGGGAAGTCATCCATCTCGAGCGTGGTGTTTCACAAGTTGCCAGCGAGCGAGACATTGTTTCTCGAGTCGACGGCCAGAATTCAAAAAGACAGTCTCAAGTAAGCGTCTGAAGAGAGCAAAGTTCTGTGTGGATCACCCGCTAACACGTTGAAGCTCTTTCATGGAGTTTCAGGTTTGGGATTTTCCAGGTCAGATCGACATCTTTGAAAACCCAGCTTATTCGTTCGACATGGACGCCATTTTTGGCGAGATTGGGGCTCTCATTTGGGTCATTGACGCCCAAGACGACTATCTCGAAGCCGTGACCCggctcaacatcaccattcTCCACGTCCAACGAAGCTACCCTCACATCAATATCGAGGTCTTCATCCACAAGGTTGACGGCCTTAGTGACGACTACAAGCTGGATATCCAGCGCGATGTGACGATACGGATTCAGGACGAGCTCTCGGACCAGGGGATCGAAAACGCGCCTGTCAACTTCCACCTCACCAGCATCTACAACCACAGCATCTTTGAGGCCTTTAGCAAGGTCATCCAGAAGCTCATCCCTAGATTGGGTCAGCTCGAGGCGATGCTGACGAACCTCTGCCGGACGTGCCGGTTCGAAAAGGCCTATCTCTTCGAcgtcaacaccaagatcTACATTGCGACGGACTCGACCCCCGAGGACATGGCCAGCTACGAAATCTGCTCTGATTATGTGGATGTTATAATTGACTTTACCGAAGTTTATGGGAGCTGGCCGAGGACGCAGCAGTGGAGGGACaggctggagggggagccGTGGGCGCAGCCGCTGGAGGATCAGGTGGCGTGCGAGTGGGCCGAGAGCGGGATGGTGCTTGCCGACGCGCAGAGGCCGATTATGCTGAGGGAGGTAGACAGGTTTCTGGCGCTGGTGGCGATCATGAAGGAGGGGAGTTATGAGAAGATGCCGCAGATTAACATGaatgttgatgtggtggtgaaggggctGACGGAGTTTTTTGAGATTACGAAGccgagggggggaggagggggagtggtaGGGGGGcagggagggaagggggttgttaGTCCTGGTGTTGCTCCTGCTCTGTGATGAGCGGAGtgtgttgggttggttggaaggggggccgggggcggggggaagAGCAAAACTATATACATAGCGTGATAATGAGTTTTGTAAAGAGGATCTGAGATGAAGGGGGTGAACGCGGATGCTGTCCTTGGGCCCTGTTTTGTGATGTTCAAATCACATGGCAAAAAGTAAACAGAtggaaaaagggggaaagtaaaaataaaaaatgGATTTCTTCTCTGAGAGAAGATGGTCGTTGTACTGGGGCCACCCGGGGATTGAACCCGGGACCTCTCGCAAGCAATGCTGTAGGGTGAACCCTAAGCGAGAATCATACCACTAGACCAGCGGCCCTTTCTTGAATTGGTGtttctcctctcctcatTTTGAGATGATATGGAGCTGTGGGCGGAGACCAAGTCGTCCCCTCAACATTGAAGGGGTTTTGTGGCagggagatggtggcttGGGGAAGCCCTAACTTTAtccactctctctctctctctctctctctctctctctccacatCTAAACTAACTAAAATACCAGCAGAGAGAGGGGCCTTTAAAAAGGAGGGctatgagggaggaggacatgAACAAGACAGGGCGTGTGGCTCAGTTGGTAGAGCGTTCGCTTAGCATATTTCACGGTTTCCGATTAAAATTGGGAGTCTGGGGTACGGATATATGCGAA includes:
- the GTR2 gene encoding GTP-binding protein gtr2 (COG:U; EggNog:ENOG503NVBT; BUSCO:EOG09263274), coding for MSSTGGNGGGASRDNGEDLDSQPLRPRPIRFISPAALNLSRVYEQNRQRIQKKDGPKVPDPMTPQTKGKPRLLLMGQRRSGKSSISSVVFHKLPASETLFLESTARIQKDSLNSFMEFQVWDFPGQIDIFENPAYSFDMDAIFGEIGALIWVIDAQDDYLEAVTRLNITILHVQRSYPHINIEVFIHKVDGLSDDYKLDIQRDVTIRIQDELSDQGIENAPVNFHLTSIYNHSIFEAFSKVIQKLIPRLGQLEAMLTNLCRTCRFEKAYLFDVNTKIYIATDSTPEDMASYEICSDYVDVIIDFTEVYGSWPRTQQWRDRLEGEPWAQPLEDQVACEWAESGMVLADAQRPIMLREVDRFLALVAIMKEGSYEKMPQINMNVDVVVKGLTEFFEITKPRGGGGGVVGGQGGKGVVSPGVAPAL